Within Microbacterium oryzae, the genomic segment ATCTGGACCGGGTCGTCTGGGCGGGGCTCGATGGTCACATTGCTAGTTTAGAGCGGGTGACCGCTCGCCTTCTGCTCGCCGATGCCCCGACCGCGCGTGACGCGCTGACCTTCGCGGGCCGCGCCTCCCGTATCGGCGACGAGGGGGTGCGCCTGCAGGCGACCGGTGGCGTCCTCGTGATGTCCTCCGCCGCGCTCGCGCCGCAGGGCCTCCTCGACCGCACGCCGACCGTGCTCGCGATGCGCGTGCTGCGCGCGGATCCCGAGCTGGAGTGCGATCTGACGGTCGCGTCCCTCGCGGAGACCGAGGACCCGAGCGCGCTCGCGCTGCCCGACACCGCGCTGGCTCCCGCGTGGGCGGGCGTCTCGCCGCCGCGCGGCGGCTGGACGCCGGCGGGCGGGATCGCGGCGGCGGTGCTCGCGAGCCGCGCGCAGTGGGGGATCGCGGCGGTCGCTCACGCCCTGCCCGCGCAGCCCGGCGAGGACGTGGTGCGCACGGTGCGGGGCAGCATCTGGGGCGAGCCCGACGAGGAGCTTGCGGGCCTGCCGCGCGGTGTGGCGTTCGCGGCGTTCTCGTTCGGCTTCATCGGCGGCGAGGAGGAGGCGCGCGTGTCCACCGCGGGCCGCTGGACGCGCGTCACGCTCGAGCGCGGTCACATCCTCACGCGCGGCCCGGCAGCGGTGGGGCTGACCCCGGTGCGGGAGACCGGCGTGCGCTGACGCGGGGGCCGGGCGGTGCGGATGGCCCGGCTCGGGTCAGCGGCCGGGCTGCGGCTCGAAGGTGTTGACCATGGCGTGCGCGGCGCGCTCGAGGTAGTCCCACAGCGTGGCCTCGTGCACGGGGGAGAGCTCGAGCTCGTCGACGGCGCGGCGCATGTGCGCGAGCCAGCGGTCGCGCGCCTCCGGGTCGATGTGGAACCCGGCGTGGCGCATGCGCAGGCGCGGGTGGCCGCGCGTCTCGCTGTAGGTGGTCGGACCGCCCCAGTACTGCTCGAGGAACATCAGCATCCGCTCCTCGGCCGCGGCGAGGTCGACCTCGGGGTACATGGGCTTCAGGACCTCGTCGTCGGCGATCCCGCGATAGAACGCGGCGGCGAGCTTCACGAACGTCTCGTGCCCGCCCACCTGCTCGTAGAACGTGCCCACTCCCAGGGGGCGCAGGCTCTTCGGCTCGCTCATGATCCGGACTCCTCTTCGCTCTGACGCTGCGCGGCGCCGCTGCGGGGGCGCCAGGTCGGTCGTTCCGGCAGCTCGCTGGTGAGCGTCGGCGGGTTGGCGCCGCGCACCCGGAGCGCACCCTCGGCGCCCTCGAGCACTGCACGCGCGATGCCGGTGACGTCGATGCCCTCGTTGAGGAGCACGGCGCGCAGACGCTCGCGCAGCTCGCGCGCCACGTCGTCCTTCGCGGTGGGCTTGGCCTTGATGACGAGGCGGATGACCAGGGTGTCGCCCTCGAGCGACTCCAGTCCCCAGACCTCCGGCTCGCCGATGACGCGCGAGCGCCAGCGCGGATCGTGTGCGAGGGCCAGAGCGGTGTCGGTCAGCAGGTGCTCGACGTCCTCGATGACGATGTCCTTGGGGAGGGTGAGGTCGAGCACGACGCGCGACCATCCCTGCGTCATGTTGCCGATGCGGGTGATCTCGCCGTTCCGCACGTACCAGAGCACGCCGTTCACATCGCGCACGTGGGTGATCCGGATGCTGACGAACTCCACCACGCCGGTCGCGAGCCCGAGGTCGACGACGTCGCCGATGCCGACCTGGTCCTCCGCGACGATGAAGATGCCGTTGAGCACGTCCTTGACGATGTTCTGCGCGCCGAAGCCGAGCCCCGCGCCCAGCGCGGCCGTGAGGAGCGACAGCGACGCCAGCACGTTCGGCGCGAGGATCGAGGCCACCAGCACGAGCGCGACGATCACCATCGTGATGTTCACGACGTTGGTGAGGATGGAGCCGAGCGTGCGGGTGCGCTGGACGACGCGCACCGCGGCGAGCGGCGAACGCTCGAGCGCTCGGGTGTCGTCGACCTTCGCCTTGCTCTTGGCGCCCTCGACGATGCGCTTCACGACGCGCCGGATGACGAAGCGCAGCACCCAGGCGATGAGCACGCAGACGGCCACGGCGACAGCCGCCCACAGCAGCTTCAGGCCGAACGCGCCGAGATTCTCGAGCAGCGTCTGCCAGAAGGTGAGGTCGGCCAGATCCTTGGTGTCGGTGTTCATCATCCCCTCGATCGTACGGCGCGAGCCCCGGCGGATCCTGGGATCCGCCGGGGCTCGCAGCGCCTCTCAGGAGGGCCTACTCGGCGTCGCGCTCCTGCGCGGCGAGCGCGCGCTCGACGCCCGCGAGGTTCTCCGCGACGATGCGGCGCAGGGCCGCCGGCGCCTCGGGGTTCTCGCTGAGCCACGCGCGCGTCGCGCGGCGCAACTCGGCGCTGGCGAGCGGCGCGGGGTACAGCAGCTCGATGAGATACGACGCGATCTGGAAGGTGCGCGACTCCCACACCGGCAGGAGCATCGCGAAGTACTTCTCGACGAACGGCGCGAGCTGCTCGCGCGTGGCCGGGTGGACGAACCCGGCGGCGGCGGAGCGGACGACGGTGTTCGGCAGCGCGTCGCTCTCGACGAGCGACGCCCAGGCTGCGGCCTTCGCCTCGGCCGACGGCATGGCCGCGCGGGCCTGCGCGGCGGACTCGGCGCCCTTCGCGGTGTTGTCGGCGGCGAGTGCCGCATCGATCGCCGCCGCGTCCGCGACGCCGCCGGCGGCGAGCGAGACGAGGAGCTGCCAGGAGAGGTCGGTGTCGATCTCGAGCCCGTCGAGCACGGTCTCGCCCGCCCGCAGCGCGCGCACGCGCTCCCACTGCGCGGCAGTCGACGCGGCCGACGCGAACGCCGTGGTCAGCTGCAGCTGGATGTCGCTGCCCGGCTCCGCGCCCTGGAGGAGCTGCCAGAGGCCGTCGGCGACCCGCGCACGGGTCTCCTCGCGCGCCTCCGGGGCGACGTAGCTGTTCGCCGCGAGCTGCAGCTGCGACAGGGTCGTGCGGATGGTCGTGGACTCGGTCTCGCGCCCGATGTTGCGCAGGACGAGGTCGATGTAGTCGGTCGCCGCGGTCTCCGCGTCGCGGGTCTGATCCCACGCCGCGCCCCACACGAGCGAGCGCGCGAGCGGGTCGGCGATGTCGGCGAGGTGGTCGATCGCGGTCTCGAGGCTGCGGTCGTCGAGGCGGATCTTCGCGTAGGCGAGGTCGGCGTCGTTGAGCAGCACGAGCGCCGGGCGGCGGGTGCCCTTCAGCTCGGGCACCTCGGTGAGGTCGCCGTCGACGTCGATCTCGATGCTGTGGGTGCGCGTGAGGGCACCGGAGACGAGGTCGTAGAACCCGATGCCGAGGCGGTGCGGCCGGATGGTGGGGTAGTCGGCCGGCGCGGTCTGGGTGATCGCGAAGCGCGTGATGCGGCCGTCGTGGTCGTCGTCGATGACGGGCGAGAGCGTGTTCACGCCCGCCGTCTCCAGCCACTTCCGCGACCACGGGCCGAGGTCGCGGCCGCTGGTGCGCTCGAGCTCGACGAGCAGGTCCGACAGCGTGGTGTTGGAGTACGCGTGCTTCTGGAAGTACGCGCCCACGCCCTCGAAGAACGCATCGATGCCGACCCATGCGGCCAGCTGCTTGAGAACCGACCCGCCCTTGGCGTAGGTGATCCCGTCGAAGTTGACCTGCACATCCTCGAGGTCGGAGATCTCGGCGACGATCGGGTGCGTGGAGGGGAGCTGGTCCTGGCGGTACGCCCAGGTCTTCTCCATCGCGTTGAAGGTCGTCCAGGCCTCGGTCCACTCGGTGGCCTCGGCCGTCGCGATGGTCGACGCCCACTCGGCGAACGACTCGTTCAGCCAGAGGTCGTTCCACCACTTCATGGTGACGAGGTCGCCGAACCACATATGCGCGAGCTCGTGGAGGATGGTGACGACGCGGCGCTCCTTGACCGCGTCGGTGACCTTGCTGCGGAAGACGTAGGTCTCGGTGAAGGTCACCGCGCCCGCGTTCTCCATCGCCCCGGCGTTGAACTCGGGGACGAACAGCTGGTCGTACTTCGCGAAGGGGTACGGGTAGCCGAACTTCTCCTCGTAGTACGCGAAGCCCTGGCGGGTCTTCTCGAAGACGTAGTCCGCGTCCATGTGCTGCCACAGGCTCTTGCGCGCGAACAGCCCGAGCGGGATCACCCGGCCGGAGGCGGAGGTGAGCTCGGAGCGCGTCTCCTCGTAGGGGCCGGCGATGAGCGCGGTGATGTAGGACGAGATGCGCGGCGTCGGCTCGAAGCCCCAGGTGGCGTTGACGCCGTCGTCGTGGGGGATGGGCTCGGGCGTCGGCTGGTTCGACACGACCTTCCACGCCGCCGGCGCGGTGACGGTGAACTGGAACGTCGCCTTGAGGTCGGGCTGCTCGAAGACCGCGAACACGCGCCGCGAGTCGGGCACCTCGAACTGCGAGTAGAGGTAGACCTCGCCGTCGACGGGGTCGACGAAGCGGTGCAGGCCCTCGCCCGTGTTCGTGTAGAGGCAGTCGGCGTCGACGACGAGCTCGTTCTCGGCCTCGAGGTCGTCGAGGCGGATGCGCGAGTCGGCGTACGCGGCGGCCGGGTCGATCTCGCGGCCGTTCAGCGTGATCTCGCGGACGTCTCGCGCGATGAGGTCGATGAAGGTGCTCGCTCCGGCGGTCGCGGCGAAGCGCACGACGCTGCGCGACCCGAACACCTCGGCGCCCTTGGTCAGGTCGAGCGCGATCTCGTACGTCTGCGTCTCGACGATCGCGCGACGCTCCTGCGCCTCGACGCGGGTGAGGTTCTCTCCAGGCACTTGTTCCACTCCCATGGGTAGGGGACGAAAGATCTCCGGGCGCTGATGACGCCTGCGGCAACCTCAACACTCTACGTGCTCGACGCGGCGTGCTCATGGGAATCGCGGCGAGCCATCCGCCGGTGTGCGCCACGGCGGGGCGAGGTGCGAGAGAATCGGAGCCATGCGCATCCACATCGCGACCGATCACGCGGGTCTCGAGTTCTCGACCCAGCTCCAGCACCACCTCGCGGCGGCGGGGCACGAGGTCATCGACCACGGGCCCGTCGAGTACGAGCCCTTGGACGACTATCCGGCGTTCTGCATCCGCGCGGCTCAGGCCGTCGTCGCCGACCAGCAGGCCGGCGTCTCCGCCCTCGGCGTCGTCTTCGGCGGCTCCGGCAACGGCGAGCAGATCGCCGCCAACAAGGTGGAGGGCGTCCGCGCGGCGCTGGTGTGGAACCTGTCGACCGCCGAGCTCGCGCGCGAGCACAACGACGCGAACGTCATCGCGATCGGCGCCCGGCAGCACACGTTCGACGACGTCACGCGGTTCATCGACCGCTTCATCGAGACGCCGTTCTCCCACGACGAGCGGCACGCCCGCCGGATCGCGCAGATCGGCGCCTACGAGCGCGAGGGTGCGCTCGTCGACGGCCCCGGCCCGCGCCAGGTCTCCTAGCTCGGATGCCCGAGGGTCACTCGGTCCATCGGATCACCCGCCAGTTCGCGCGCAACTTCGTCGGGCGCCCGGTCGCAGTCTCGAGCCCGCAGGGCCGCTTCGCGCAGGGCGCCGAGGTGCTGGATGGCCGCACCATGACGCGCGCCGAGTCCGTCGGCAAGCAGATGTTCCTCGAGTTCGACGAGCAGGTCTGGCTGCGCGTGCACCTGGGGCTCTACGGGGCGTGGGACTTCGCCGGCGAGGTCCTCGTCGACCCGACGATCGCCTCCGCGAACGGGCGGATGGGCCAGACCAACCAGCGGGGAACCGACCTCCCGGAGGCGGAGCGGGTGTTCGACGACGCGGGGGAGAACTCGCT encodes:
- a CDS encoding globin; translation: MSEPKSLRPLGVGTFYEQVGGHETFVKLAAAFYRGIADDEVLKPMYPEVDLAAAEERMLMFLEQYWGGPTTYSETRGHPRLRMRHAGFHIDPEARDRWLAHMRRAVDELELSPVHEATLWDYLERAAHAMVNTFEPQPGR
- a CDS encoding mechanosensitive ion channel family protein, whose translation is MMNTDTKDLADLTFWQTLLENLGAFGLKLLWAAVAVAVCVLIAWVLRFVIRRVVKRIVEGAKSKAKVDDTRALERSPLAAVRVVQRTRTLGSILTNVVNITMVIVALVLVASILAPNVLASLSLLTAALGAGLGFGAQNIVKDVLNGIFIVAEDQVGIGDVVDLGLATGVVEFVSIRITHVRDVNGVLWYVRNGEITRIGNMTQGWSRVVLDLTLPKDIVIEDVEHLLTDTALALAHDPRWRSRVIGEPEVWGLESLEGDTLVIRLVIKAKPTAKDDVARELRERLRAVLLNEGIDVTGIARAVLEGAEGALRVRGANPPTLTSELPERPTWRPRSGAAQRQSEEESGS
- the pepN gene encoding aminopeptidase N; translation: MPGENLTRVEAQERRAIVETQTYEIALDLTKGAEVFGSRSVVRFAATAGASTFIDLIARDVREITLNGREIDPAAAYADSRIRLDDLEAENELVVDADCLYTNTGEGLHRFVDPVDGEVYLYSQFEVPDSRRVFAVFEQPDLKATFQFTVTAPAAWKVVSNQPTPEPIPHDDGVNATWGFEPTPRISSYITALIAGPYEETRSELTSASGRVIPLGLFARKSLWQHMDADYVFEKTRQGFAYYEEKFGYPYPFAKYDQLFVPEFNAGAMENAGAVTFTETYVFRSKVTDAVKERRVVTILHELAHMWFGDLVTMKWWNDLWLNESFAEWASTIATAEATEWTEAWTTFNAMEKTWAYRQDQLPSTHPIVAEISDLEDVQVNFDGITYAKGGSVLKQLAAWVGIDAFFEGVGAYFQKHAYSNTTLSDLLVELERTSGRDLGPWSRKWLETAGVNTLSPVIDDDHDGRITRFAITQTAPADYPTIRPHRLGIGFYDLVSGALTRTHSIEIDVDGDLTEVPELKGTRRPALVLLNDADLAYAKIRLDDRSLETAIDHLADIADPLARSLVWGAAWDQTRDAETAATDYIDLVLRNIGRETESTTIRTTLSQLQLAANSYVAPEAREETRARVADGLWQLLQGAEPGSDIQLQLTTAFASAASTAAQWERVRALRAGETVLDGLEIDTDLSWQLLVSLAAGGVADAAAIDAALAADNTAKGAESAAQARAAMPSAEAKAAAWASLVESDALPNTVVRSAAAGFVHPATREQLAPFVEKYFAMLLPVWESRTFQIASYLIELLYPAPLASAELRRATRAWLSENPEAPAALRRIVAENLAGVERALAAQERDAE
- a CDS encoding ribose-5-phosphate isomerase, which translates into the protein MRIHIATDHAGLEFSTQLQHHLAAAGHEVIDHGPVEYEPLDDYPAFCIRAAQAVVADQQAGVSALGVVFGGSGNGEQIAANKVEGVRAALVWNLSTAELAREHNDANVIAIGARQHTFDDVTRFIDRFIETPFSHDERHARRIAQIGAYEREGALVDGPGPRQVS